One genomic window of Coregonus clupeaformis isolate EN_2021a unplaced genomic scaffold, ASM2061545v1 scaf1373, whole genome shotgun sequence includes the following:
- the LOC121542848 gene encoding trypsin-2-like, translated as MISLVFVLLIGAAFATEDDKIVGGYECKAYSQPHQVSLNVGYHFCGGSLVNENWVVSAAHCYQSRVEVRLGEHNIKVTEGSEQFISSSRVIRHPNYSSYNIDNDIMLIKLSKPATLNTYVQPVALPSSCAPAGTMCTVSGWGNTMSSTADKNKLQCLNIPILSYSDCNNSYPGMITNAMFCAGYLEGGKDSCQGDSGGPVVCNGELQGVVSWGYGCAEPGNPGVYAKVCIFNDWLTSTMATY; from the exons ATGATTTCTCTGGTCTTTGTTCTGCTCATTGGAGCCGCTT TCGCCACGGAGGATGACAAGATCGTCGGAGGGTATGAGTGCAAGGCCTACTCCCAGCCCCACCAGGTGTCTCTGAACGTTGGGTACCACTTCTGTGGTGGCTCCCTGGTCAACGAGAACTGGGTTGTGTCTGCTGCTCACTGCTACCAATC ccGTGTGGAGGTGCGTCTGGGCGAGCACAACATCAAGGTGACTGAGGGTAGCGAGCAGTTCATCTCTTCTTCCCGTGTGATCCGTCACCCCAACTACAGCTCCTACAACATCGACAATGACATCATGCTGATCAAGCTGAGCAAGCCCGCCACCCTCAACACCTACGTGCAGCCTGTTGCTCTGCCCAGCAGCTGTGCCCCCGCTGGCACCATGTGCACCGTTTCTGGATGGGGCAACACCATGAGCTCCA CCGCTGACAAGAACAAGCTTCAGTGCCTGAACATCCCCATCCTGTCCTACAGTGACTGTAACAACTCCTACCCTGGCATGATCACCAACGCCATGTTTTGTGCTGGATACCTGGAGGGAGGCAAGGACTCTTGCCAG ggtgacTCTGGTGGCCCCGTGGTGTGCAACGGTGAGCTCCAGGGTGTTGTGTCCTGGGGTTACGGCTGTGCCGAGCCCGGTAACCCTGGTGTCTACGCCAAG gTGTGCATCTTCAACGACTGGCTGACCAGCACCATGGCCACCTACTAA